One genomic window of Sodaliphilus pleomorphus includes the following:
- a CDS encoding TraR/DksA family transcriptional regulator, giving the protein MSDTPEKTRYSDEELQEFKKLILEKIETAKQNYELLKSRIMTDESQPTFKVLEEGASTLEKEEASQRAQRQMEFIKKLQGALVRIENKTYGICRVTGKLIPKERLMAVPHTTLSVEGKEIEQQQKLRRR; this is encoded by the coding sequence ATGAGTGATACTCCCGAAAAAACCAGGTATTCTGATGAGGAACTTCAGGAATTCAAAAAATTGATTCTTGAAAAGATAGAGACTGCCAAGCAAAACTATGAGCTGCTCAAGTCGCGCATCATGACCGATGAGAGCCAGCCCACCTTCAAGGTGCTTGAGGAAGGTGCCTCAACGCTCGAGAAAGAAGAGGCCAGCCAGCGTGCGCAACGCCAAATGGAGTTTATCAAAAAGCTGCAAGGCGCACTTGTGCGCATCGAGAATAAGACCTACGGTATATGCCGCGTCACGGGCAAGCTCATTCCCAAAGAGCGCCTCATGGCTGTGCCTCACACCACACTTTCGGTCGAGGGCAAGGAAATCGAGCAGCAGCAGAAGCTGAGGAGAAGATAA
- the ileS gene encoding isoleucine--tRNA ligase — MKFKEYNKFNLSDVNKEVLKRWDAENVFDKSIKERDGAPTFVFYEGPPSANGMPGIHHVLARSIKDIICRYKTMKGYKVLRKAGWDTHGLPVELGVEKSLGITKEDIGKKISVDEYNATCRKEVMKYTKEWEDLTRKIGYWVDMKDPYITYKNSYIETLWWLLKQLYNKGLLYKGYTIQPYSPAAGTGLSSHELNMPGCYRDVKDQTVTAQFTVKHDDNKVVQELLSKVDKGWDDIEIIAWTTTPWTLPSNTALCVGPKIDYVALESFNPYSGRPATYLMAKARVDAYFKPEGKDKPLSGYKPGDKVIPYKVIAEFKGSDLVGMRYQQLFPWVKPVDKIDDKIVGNDNGFRVIPGDYVTTDDGTGIVHIAPTFGADDANVARAAGIPSLFMINKKLETRPMVDFTGKYFKLEDLDEDFVKNFVDVDLYKEYEGRWVKNAYDPQFTVNGKWDEAASNKAEDLNVYMCVRMKQAGTAFKMEKHVHNYPHCWRTDKPILYYPLDSWFIKDTACRDRMIALNKTIRWKPAHIGTGRFGQWLENLNDWNLSRSRYWGTPLPIWRSEDGEEKCIGSVQELWDEIEKSVAAGFMHSNPYKDKGFVPGDYSEANYNKIDLHRPYVDDIILVSPTGKPMKRELDLIDVWFDSGSMPYAQLHYPFENKELIDKGEFYPADFIAEGVDQTRGWFFTLHAIATMVFDSVAFKSVISNGLVLDKNGNKMSKRLGNAVDPFDQVEKYGSDAVRWYMISNSSPWDNLKYDEAGVEEVSRKFFGTLYNTYSFFALYANVDNFDPSAPQVPVEERPEIDRWIISLLNSLVAEVTADIDDYEPTKATRAISAFVGDNLSNWYVRLNRKRFWGGGMTTDKLAAYQTLYECLKTVSLLMAPFAPFYSDQLYRDLTGSTTSVHLAKYPEACDGLIDKVLEERQHIAQEITSMVLSLRRKKALKVRQPLQAIMIPVLNDRQKETIEAVADLILNEVNVKEIRYVGNDAGVLVKRIKPNFKALGPKYGKIMKGLAQKLTSLSQDAINKFEQSGSITLEVNGQQAVVDVADVEIISEDIPGWLVANEGSLTVALDIQLTPELKQEGTARELVNRIQNVRKSKNFDITDKIVVKIEPNDNCKAAVEQFAGYIAKQVLAVSVTVEPVSPDEAIELDMDDYRLNVAVEKA; from the coding sequence ATGAAGTTTAAGGAATACAACAAATTCAATCTCTCCGACGTCAACAAGGAAGTGCTGAAGCGCTGGGACGCCGAGAACGTGTTCGACAAGAGCATCAAGGAGCGCGACGGCGCTCCCACCTTCGTTTTCTACGAGGGTCCACCAAGTGCTAACGGAATGCCCGGCATTCATCACGTGCTGGCTCGCTCGATTAAGGACATCATATGCCGCTACAAGACGATGAAGGGCTACAAGGTGTTGCGCAAGGCTGGCTGGGACACCCACGGGCTGCCTGTGGAGCTCGGCGTGGAGAAGTCGCTTGGCATCACCAAGGAAGACATAGGCAAGAAAATAAGCGTCGACGAGTATAATGCCACCTGCCGCAAGGAGGTGATGAAATACACCAAGGAGTGGGAAGACCTCACTCGCAAGATAGGTTACTGGGTCGACATGAAGGACCCGTATATCACCTACAAAAACAGCTATATCGAGACCCTGTGGTGGCTCCTCAAGCAACTCTACAACAAGGGCCTGCTCTACAAGGGCTACACCATTCAGCCCTATTCTCCTGCCGCTGGCACCGGCTTGAGCAGCCACGAGCTGAACATGCCTGGATGCTACCGCGATGTGAAGGACCAGACGGTAACTGCCCAGTTCACCGTCAAGCACGACGACAACAAGGTGGTGCAAGAGCTCTTGAGCAAGGTCGACAAGGGTTGGGACGACATCGAGATTATCGCATGGACCACAACGCCGTGGACACTGCCCAGCAACACCGCCCTGTGCGTGGGCCCCAAGATCGACTATGTGGCGCTTGAGAGCTTCAACCCCTACAGCGGCCGCCCGGCCACCTATCTCATGGCCAAGGCCCGTGTCGATGCCTATTTCAAGCCCGAGGGCAAGGACAAGCCGCTGAGCGGCTACAAGCCTGGCGACAAAGTGATCCCCTACAAGGTTATCGCCGAGTTCAAGGGCAGCGACCTGGTGGGCATGCGCTACCAGCAGCTTTTCCCCTGGGTGAAACCTGTCGACAAGATCGATGACAAGATCGTGGGCAACGACAACGGCTTCCGTGTCATTCCTGGCGACTACGTGACCACCGATGACGGTACGGGCATTGTGCACATTGCCCCCACGTTTGGTGCCGACGATGCCAATGTGGCCCGCGCTGCCGGCATCCCCTCGCTCTTCATGATCAACAAGAAGCTCGAGACACGCCCCATGGTCGACTTCACCGGCAAGTACTTCAAGCTCGAGGACCTCGACGAGGACTTTGTGAAAAACTTTGTCGATGTCGATCTCTACAAGGAGTATGAAGGCCGCTGGGTGAAGAATGCCTACGACCCGCAGTTCACCGTCAACGGCAAGTGGGACGAGGCAGCCTCCAACAAGGCCGAGGACCTGAACGTGTACATGTGCGTGCGCATGAAGCAAGCGGGCACTGCCTTCAAAATGGAGAAGCATGTGCACAACTATCCGCACTGCTGGCGCACCGACAAGCCCATTCTCTACTATCCGCTCGACAGCTGGTTTATCAAGGACACCGCTTGTCGCGACCGCATGATTGCACTCAACAAGACCATACGCTGGAAACCCGCACACATAGGCACTGGCCGTTTTGGACAATGGCTCGAGAACTTGAACGACTGGAACCTTTCGCGCTCGCGCTACTGGGGCACTCCGCTGCCTATATGGCGCAGCGAGGACGGCGAGGAGAAATGCATAGGCTCGGTCCAGGAGCTGTGGGACGAGATTGAAAAATCGGTGGCTGCCGGTTTCATGCACAGCAACCCCTACAAAGACAAGGGCTTTGTGCCAGGCGACTACAGCGAGGCCAACTACAACAAGATCGACTTGCACCGCCCCTATGTCGACGACATCATCCTCGTTTCGCCCACGGGCAAGCCCATGAAGCGTGAGCTCGACTTGATCGATGTGTGGTTCGACAGTGGCTCGATGCCCTACGCCCAGCTTCACTACCCGTTTGAGAACAAGGAGCTCATCGACAAGGGCGAGTTTTACCCGGCCGACTTCATTGCCGAGGGTGTCGACCAGACCCGTGGCTGGTTCTTCACGCTGCATGCCATCGCCACGATGGTCTTCGACAGCGTGGCCTTCAAGAGTGTCATCAGCAATGGCCTGGTGCTCGACAAAAACGGCAACAAGATGAGCAAGCGCCTGGGCAACGCCGTCGACCCCTTCGACCAGGTCGAGAAATACGGCTCCGATGCTGTGCGCTGGTACATGATAAGCAACTCCTCTCCGTGGGACAACCTGAAATATGACGAGGCTGGCGTCGAGGAAGTGTCGCGCAAGTTCTTCGGCACCCTCTACAACACCTACTCGTTCTTTGCCCTCTATGCCAACGTCGACAACTTCGACCCGTCGGCACCTCAAGTGCCCGTCGAGGAGCGTCCCGAGATAGACCGCTGGATCATCTCGCTGCTCAACTCGCTGGTGGCCGAGGTCACCGCCGATATCGACGACTACGAGCCCACCAAGGCCACACGTGCCATCTCAGCCTTTGTGGGCGACAACTTGAGCAACTGGTATGTGCGACTCAACCGCAAGCGCTTCTGGGGCGGCGGCATGACGACCGACAAGCTGGCAGCCTACCAGACCCTCTACGAGTGCTTGAAGACGGTGTCGCTGCTCATGGCTCCGTTTGCACCCTTCTACAGCGACCAGCTCTATCGCGACCTCACTGGCAGCACCACCTCGGTGCACCTGGCCAAGTATCCCGAGGCTTGTGACGGGCTCATCGACAAGGTGCTCGAGGAGCGTCAGCACATCGCCCAGGAAATCACGTCGATGGTGCTCTCGTTGCGTCGCAAGAAGGCACTCAAGGTGCGTCAGCCCCTGCAGGCCATCATGATACCTGTGCTCAACGACAGGCAGAAGGAGACCATCGAGGCTGTAGCCGACTTGATCCTCAATGAGGTGAACGTGAAGGAAATACGCTATGTGGGCAACGATGCCGGCGTGCTTGTCAAGCGCATCAAGCCCAACTTCAAGGCCCTGGGCCCGAAATACGGCAAGATCATGAAGGGCCTGGCCCAAAAGCTCACGTCGCTCTCGCAGGATGCCATCAACAAGTTTGAGCAATCGGGCAGCATCACGCTCGAGGTCAACGGCCAGCAGGCTGTGGTCGACGTGGCCGATGTTGAAATCATCAGCGAGGACATCCCAGGCTGGCTCGTGGCCAACGAGGGCAGTCTCACTGTGGCTCTCGACATCCAGCTCACTCCCGAGCTCAAGCAAGAGGGCACGGCACGAGAGCTTGTGAACCGCATCCAGAATGTGCGCAAGAGCAAGAACTTCGACATCACCGACAAAATTGTGGTGAAGATCGAGCCCAACGACAATTGCAAGGCTGCCGTCGAGCAGTTTGCCGGCTACATCGCCAAGCAGGTGCTGGCCGTGAGTGTCACTGTCGAGCCTGTGAGCCCCGACGAGGCTATCGAGCTTGACATGGACGACTACCGGCTCAATGTGGCTGTCGAGAAGGCTTAG
- a CDS encoding outer membrane beta-barrel protein, whose translation MRIKRTILLAVLLTAIATGAQNKRWENNFYLSTGFTNSYYGSDGDVAAWHLGYGLNYYFNDRWSVMPGIAWRAKYGLGYDGESSAECQWIDVPLLTQYHLGLKGQSRYGFVFEAGPVLSFLASNDYYYNDAIPTDPVNGAPEYKHFDLGLEPAVYFELKHWRWGLKYHVGLLNTKRLPGATDSYHYQDVTLVVNFHF comes from the coding sequence ATGAGAATAAAAAGGACAATACTGCTTGCCGTGCTGCTCACGGCCATCGCAACCGGCGCGCAAAACAAGCGCTGGGAAAACAATTTTTATCTTTCCACCGGTTTCACCAACAGCTATTACGGCAGCGACGGCGATGTGGCGGCGTGGCACCTGGGCTACGGGCTCAACTACTACTTCAACGACCGGTGGTCGGTGATGCCGGGCATTGCCTGGCGGGCCAAGTACGGCCTGGGTTACGACGGCGAATCATCGGCCGAGTGCCAGTGGATTGATGTGCCCCTGCTGACACAGTACCACCTGGGCTTGAAGGGGCAGTCGCGCTACGGGTTTGTATTCGAGGCCGGGCCTGTGCTGTCGTTTCTTGCGTCGAACGACTACTACTACAACGATGCCATCCCCACCGACCCCGTCAACGGTGCGCCCGAGTACAAGCACTTCGACCTGGGCCTGGAGCCGGCAGTTTATTTCGAGCTCAAACACTGGCGGTGGGGACTCAAGTACCACGTGGGGCTGCTCAACACCAAGCGCCTGCCAGGCGCAACCGACAGCTACCACTACCAGGACGTGACGCTGGTGGTGAACTTCCACTTTTAG
- a CDS encoding UDP-N-acetylmuramoyl-tripeptide--D-alanyl-D-alanine ligase yields MKNLTLENIAAVTGGSYSGPDELKSIEVTAITTDSRKVERGGLFVAIKGERVDGHKFIPQVIDKGAAAAISEVDLGDQDYPYIVVESSLQAVKDIAEFYLKQLGIPVVGITGSVGKTSTKEMTYSVLRQQYRVHKTEGNFNNELGVPLTVFGLRDDDEMAVLEMGISHFGEMYRLAKIARPDTMIVTNIGDAHVENLGSRDGVLKAKTEFAPFLKPGAHVILNGDDDKLATVTELNGIAPMWYGLDSKNDFWADNLVSLGLKGTRCDIHTPQGDLHGVTVGMPGRHMVYNALAGAAAGQVYGLTLEQIKRGIETSETLAGRFNIIDTPHYTIIDDCYNASPVSMKASLDVLQDGAGRKVAVLGDMAELGPDEKQLHAGVGTYAAGLNIDAIYTAGPLARCLAAAARSANPALEVKAFDSLPELQAALPSLLKQGDTLLVKASHCMHFEEIVEQLQR; encoded by the coding sequence ATGAAAAATCTCACATTGGAAAACATTGCCGCCGTTACCGGCGGCAGCTACTCGGGCCCCGATGAGCTGAAAAGCATCGAGGTCACAGCCATCACTACCGACAGCCGCAAGGTTGAGCGCGGCGGCCTCTTTGTAGCCATCAAGGGTGAGCGTGTCGACGGTCACAAGTTCATACCCCAGGTCATCGACAAGGGCGCTGCGGCCGCTATCTCTGAGGTTGACCTGGGCGATCAGGACTACCCCTATATCGTGGTCGAGTCGTCGCTGCAGGCTGTGAAAGACATTGCCGAGTTCTATCTCAAGCAGCTTGGCATCCCTGTGGTGGGCATCACGGGCAGCGTGGGCAAGACCAGCACCAAGGAGATGACCTACAGCGTGCTGCGGCAGCAGTACCGCGTGCACAAGACCGAGGGAAACTTCAACAACGAGCTGGGAGTGCCGCTCACTGTGTTCGGCCTGCGCGACGATGACGAGATGGCCGTGCTCGAGATGGGTATCAGCCACTTTGGCGAGATGTACCGCCTGGCCAAGATTGCCCGCCCCGACACAATGATTGTGACCAACATAGGCGATGCCCACGTCGAGAACCTGGGCAGCCGCGACGGCGTGCTCAAGGCCAAGACCGAGTTTGCTCCCTTCCTTAAGCCTGGTGCCCACGTCATTCTCAACGGCGACGACGACAAGCTCGCCACTGTGACCGAGCTCAATGGCATAGCCCCGATGTGGTACGGCCTTGACAGCAAAAACGACTTTTGGGCCGACAACCTGGTGAGCCTTGGCCTCAAGGGCACGCGTTGCGACATTCACACCCCGCAAGGCGACCTGCACGGGGTGACTGTGGGCATGCCTGGCCGTCACATGGTGTACAACGCCCTGGCCGGCGCTGCAGCCGGCCAGGTCTATGGCCTCACGCTGGAGCAGATAAAGCGCGGCATCGAGACCAGCGAGACGCTTGCCGGCCGCTTCAACATCATCGACACGCCGCACTACACCATCATCGACGACTGCTACAACGCAAGCCCCGTGAGCATGAAGGCCTCGCTCGACGTGTTGCAAGACGGTGCAGGCCGCAAGGTGGCTGTGCTGGGCGACATGGCCGAGCTGGGTCCCGACGAGAAGCAGCTGCACGCCGGGGTGGGAACGTATGCCGCCGGGCTCAACATCGACGCCATCTACACAGCCGGCCCACTGGCCCGCTGCCTGGCCGCTGCCGCCCGCAGTGCCAATCCTGCCCTCGAGGTCAAGGCCTTCGACAGCCTGCCCGAGTTGCAAGCGGCGCTGCCCTCGCTGCTCAAGCAGGGCGACACCCTGCTGGTGAAGGCCAGCCACTGCATGCACTTTGAAGAAATTGTTGAGCAACTGCAACGTTGA
- a CDS encoding D-alanine--D-alanine ligase family protein, with the protein MNIVVLAAGTSTERLVSIVSGANVCKALRAKGHKAVLVDVFCGDSQARSEDFFPEEYDVDEAQRYISAFNDKVDDLKRQRKSFFGPNVIEMCSAAHIVFLALHGANGEDGRVQAAFDLLGIKYTGTDYISSALAMDKTLTKHLFQAYGVPTAPAYSIEKADAPVDPETKGLKYPVVVKAACQGSSVGVTIARNAQDYAHAVDIAFNYGDHALVEQFVKGREFSVAVIDGKALPVIEIAPKQGWYDYNNKYQAGSTVETCPAHITAQETERMQRNAEKAAKALGIVGYGRIDFIMEPDGAMYALEANTLPGMTPTSLVPQEAAAVGVSFEDLCEQLVDISLRRYNN; encoded by the coding sequence ATGAATATAGTAGTTTTAGCAGCAGGCACAAGCACCGAGCGACTGGTGTCGATCGTGTCGGGTGCCAACGTGTGCAAGGCCTTGAGGGCCAAGGGTCACAAGGCTGTGCTTGTCGACGTGTTCTGTGGCGACAGCCAGGCCCGCAGCGAGGATTTCTTCCCCGAGGAGTATGATGTCGACGAGGCACAGCGCTACATCAGCGCTTTCAACGACAAAGTCGACGACCTGAAGCGCCAGCGCAAGTCTTTTTTCGGCCCCAATGTGATCGAGATGTGCAGCGCGGCCCACATTGTGTTTCTGGCTCTTCACGGTGCCAACGGCGAGGACGGCCGCGTGCAGGCTGCCTTCGACCTGCTGGGCATCAAGTACACGGGTACCGACTACATAAGCAGCGCCCTGGCCATGGACAAGACGCTCACCAAGCATCTCTTCCAGGCCTATGGTGTGCCCACTGCCCCTGCCTACTCGATAGAGAAGGCCGATGCACCGGTCGATCCCGAGACCAAAGGACTGAAATATCCCGTCGTGGTCAAGGCTGCCTGTCAGGGCTCGAGCGTGGGCGTGACCATCGCCCGCAACGCCCAGGACTATGCCCACGCTGTCGACATCGCATTCAACTATGGCGACCATGCACTCGTTGAGCAGTTTGTCAAGGGCCGAGAGTTCTCGGTGGCCGTGATCGACGGCAAAGCGCTGCCAGTGATTGAGATTGCCCCCAAGCAGGGCTGGTATGACTACAACAACAAGTACCAGGCAGGCTCCACCGTTGAGACTTGCCCGGCCCACATCACCGCCCAGGAGACCGAGCGCATGCAACGCAACGCCGAGAAGGCTGCCAAGGCGCTGGGCATCGTGGGCTATGGCCGCATCGACTTCATCATGGAGCCCGACGGCGCGATGTATGCCCTTGAGGCCAACACCCTGCCTGGCATGACGCCCACGAGCCTTGTCCCGCAGGAAGCCGCTGCAGTGGGCGTGAGCTTTGAGGACTTGTGCGAGCAACTCGTCGACATCTCCCTGCGTCGATACAACAACTAA
- a CDS encoding Mur ligase family protein, producing MLTTISYVFFLAVTVTDLLLMLKCDMHMLQLGSYYNSRYCNWIAGSDEYLSVKRLIALVVLIGSFTTMALISPYVVVLLAVILLGQAVSLARKKYKKPLVFTRRVKRLYFTEVALMLVAMAVVYSTKLDVTGLYYASVTGVLFITFSYVFTMAVNWLMQPVERRINQRYVHDAQQRLARMPHMQVIGISGSYGKTSTKHYLYKILSEQYSVLMTPKSYNTLMGVVRTIREMMTPDNEVFICEMGAINLGDVKQICDVVHPRYGIITAVGEQSLGTFKTIDNVQRAQFELADALPPDGLAVVNEDYSMLPFRPVDNVECKRYAVKAGPRVDYHLEDIDYTPQGTTFAVVGPGLRLELATRLVGEFNLSDLLAAVVMALRLNVPHDKIKHAVSSIEQLEHRLCMSLDKRGFTVIDDTHYSNPRSSRMALDVLSGMTGGRRIIVTPGLIELGDKQEYFNVRFGRDIATASDVAIVVGEYNREAIVKGLQAKGFDKKNVKLVPTLEAAQRYVYSMVKAGDTVLYENDLPDTFK from the coding sequence ATGTTGACAACGATAAGCTATGTCTTTTTCCTGGCAGTGACGGTGACCGACCTGCTGCTCATGCTCAAGTGCGACATGCACATGCTGCAGCTGGGCAGCTACTACAACAGCCGCTATTGCAACTGGATCGCTGGCAGCGACGAGTACCTGTCGGTCAAGCGCCTCATCGCACTTGTGGTGCTCATCGGGTCGTTCACCACCATGGCCCTGATTTCTCCCTATGTCGTAGTGCTGTTGGCCGTGATACTGCTGGGGCAGGCGGTGTCGCTGGCCAGGAAGAAATACAAGAAGCCGCTGGTGTTCACCCGCCGCGTGAAGCGGCTCTACTTCACCGAAGTGGCCCTCATGCTTGTGGCTATGGCTGTCGTCTACAGCACCAAGCTCGACGTCACAGGATTGTACTATGCCAGTGTGACCGGAGTATTATTTATCACGTTTTCCTATGTTTTCACCATGGCTGTTAACTGGCTCATGCAGCCTGTGGAGCGTCGCATCAACCAGCGCTATGTGCACGACGCGCAGCAACGGCTGGCCCGCATGCCGCACATGCAGGTCATAGGCATAAGCGGCAGCTATGGCAAGACGAGCACCAAGCACTACCTGTATAAGATATTGAGCGAGCAATACTCGGTGCTGATGACGCCCAAGTCCTACAACACACTCATGGGCGTGGTGCGCACCATAAGGGAGATGATGACGCCCGACAACGAGGTGTTCATCTGCGAGATGGGCGCCATCAACCTGGGCGATGTGAAGCAGATATGCGACGTGGTGCATCCTCGCTACGGCATCATCACTGCCGTGGGCGAGCAGAGTCTGGGCACGTTCAAGACCATCGACAACGTGCAGCGGGCCCAGTTTGAGCTTGCCGATGCCCTCCCGCCCGACGGGCTGGCGGTGGTCAACGAGGATTATTCCATGCTGCCGTTCAGGCCGGTCGACAACGTGGAGTGCAAGCGCTATGCGGTGAAAGCCGGCCCTCGGGTAGATTATCACCTGGAGGACATCGACTACACGCCGCAGGGCACCACATTTGCCGTGGTGGGTCCTGGCTTGCGGCTGGAGCTTGCCACCCGGCTTGTGGGCGAGTTCAACTTGAGCGACTTGCTCGCGGCTGTGGTCATGGCCTTGCGGCTCAATGTGCCCCACGACAAGATAAAGCACGCCGTGAGCAGCATCGAGCAGCTGGAACACCGCCTGTGCATGAGCCTCGACAAGCGTGGTTTCACCGTCATCGACGACACCCACTACTCCAACCCCCGCAGCTCCCGCATGGCCCTCGACGTGCTCTCGGGCATGACAGGCGGCCGGCGCATCATCGTCACCCCTGGGCTCATCGAGCTGGGCGACAAGCAGGAGTACTTCAATGTGCGCTTCGGTCGTGACATTGCCACGGCGAGCGATGTGGCCATCGTCGTGGGCGAGTACAACCGCGAAGCCATTGTGAAGGGATTGCAGGCCAAGGGCTTCGACAAGAAAAATGTGAAGCTCGTGCCCACCCTCGAGGCTGCACAACGCTATGTGTACTCGATGGTGAAGGCGGGCGACACGGTGCTCTATGAGAACGACCTGCCCGACACCTTCAAGTGA
- the recR gene encoding recombination mediator RecR: protein MDQEFASSLLENAVSEFAKLPGIGRKTALRLALHLLKQDKERAHSLGEAVIKMRDEIQYCRVCHNISESEVCPICSDPTRDTSTVCVVENVKDVMSIENTHQHHGLYHVLGGLISPIDGIGPQDIEIDSLVERVKAGGIAEVILALSATMEGDTTNFYIFRKLAPYPEVKITMLARGVSVGNEIEYTDELTLGRSIQNRTLFSDTFHKEG, encoded by the coding sequence ATGGACCAAGAGTTTGCCTCGTCACTGCTTGAGAATGCAGTGAGCGAATTTGCCAAGCTGCCCGGCATAGGGCGCAAGACGGCACTGCGCCTGGCGCTGCACCTGCTCAAGCAGGACAAGGAGAGGGCGCACAGCCTGGGCGAAGCCGTCATCAAGATGCGCGACGAGATACAGTATTGCCGCGTGTGCCACAACATAAGCGAGAGTGAGGTGTGCCCTATATGCTCCGACCCCACGCGCGACACGAGCACGGTGTGTGTGGTCGAGAATGTGAAAGACGTGATGAGCATTGAAAACACCCACCAGCACCACGGCCTGTACCACGTGCTGGGCGGTCTCATCTCGCCCATCGACGGCATAGGGCCGCAAGACATCGAGATCGACAGCCTGGTCGAGCGGGTGAAGGCCGGCGGCATAGCCGAGGTGATACTGGCCTTGAGCGCCACGATGGAGGGCGACACCACCAATTTCTACATCTTCCGCAAGCTGGCACCCTATCCCGAGGTGAAAATCACCATGCTGGCCCGCGGCGTGAGCGTGGGCAACGAGATCGAGTATACCGACGAGCTCACGTTGGGCCGGTCGATACAGAACCGCACGCTCTTCAGCGACACCTTCCACAAGGAGGGCTGA
- the coaW gene encoding type II pantothenate kinase, with product MGLIIGIDVGGSTTKIVGLNDDKVISPMFINAGDPITSLFGAFGKYLYDNGVSLGDVEHVMLTGVGSSNVDTPIYGLPTSKVGEFESDGLGAKYAVKTDPIMVVSMGTGTTLVQVNGDKIVHAGGISMGGGTLQGLSRLLLKLRNVPNLVELASHGDASKVNLQIKDISKEELPGLPTFATASLFGKAVNNPVDDADVAKGLIIMVLETIGSAAVLSTLNSGINDFVLIGNMTRLPECREVFPMMEDLYGVHFHIPEHAVYLTALGAALAYRHKTS from the coding sequence ATGGGACTTATCATAGGCATCGATGTGGGCGGCAGCACCACCAAGATTGTGGGCTTGAACGACGACAAAGTGATCTCGCCCATGTTTATCAACGCCGGCGACCCCATCACCTCGCTGTTTGGAGCCTTCGGCAAGTATCTCTACGACAACGGCGTCTCGCTGGGCGACGTGGAGCATGTGATGCTCACCGGCGTGGGCAGCAGCAACGTCGACACGCCCATCTATGGCTTGCCCACCAGCAAGGTGGGGGAGTTTGAGAGCGACGGCCTGGGCGCCAAGTATGCCGTCAAGACCGACCCCATCATGGTCGTGTCGATGGGCACGGGCACCACGCTGGTACAGGTCAACGGCGACAAGATTGTGCACGCCGGCGGCATCAGCATGGGCGGCGGCACGCTGCAAGGCTTGTCGCGGCTACTGCTCAAGCTGCGCAATGTGCCCAACCTGGTCGAGCTGGCCAGCCACGGCGACGCCAGCAAGGTGAACCTGCAAATCAAGGACATCAGCAAGGAGGAGCTGCCCGGGTTGCCCACCTTTGCCACGGCCTCGCTCTTTGGCAAGGCGGTGAACAACCCCGTCGACGATGCCGACGTGGCCAAGGGATTGATTATCATGGTGCTCGAGACCATAGGCTCGGCAGCTGTGCTCTCTACGCTCAACAGCGGCATCAACGACTTTGTGCTCATTGGCAACATGACACGCCTGCCCGAGTGCCGCGAGGTGTTTCCCATGATGGAAGACCTCTATGGCGTGCACTTCCACATCCCTGAGCACGCTGTGTATCTCACCGCCCTGGGCGCCGCTCTGGCCTACCGGCACAAAACATCCTGA